One genomic segment of Aliarcobacter cibarius includes these proteins:
- a CDS encoding TIGR02117 family protein, producing MIKNLLKNIFIISIFIIIIICLYFSSELILSKVTNDYKKYNNLEYEIYLKSNGVHTDIVLPIDNNIIYWPNLFPFENTISKSKDFNYIAIGWGDKGFYLDTPTWSELKVSTALVAGLGIGKTALHITYYKDMQEDDLTIKVPISKEQYASIVSTVKKNLQYDDKGKSINIKTNAQYGENDAFYEAIGSYSIFHTCNTWTNNTLKEAMLPSSKWLVFDKGILYQYKNIDLKSE from the coding sequence ATGATTAAAAATCTTTTAAAAAATATTTTTATTATTTCTATTTTCATAATTATTATAATTTGTTTATATTTTTCAAGTGAGTTAATATTATCAAAAGTTACAAATGATTACAAAAAATACAATAATCTAGAATATGAAATTTATTTAAAATCTAATGGAGTTCATACGGATATAGTTTTACCAATTGATAATAACATTATTTATTGGCCAAATCTTTTTCCTTTTGAAAATACGATTAGTAAAAGCAAAGATTTTAATTATATAGCTATTGGTTGGGGTGATAAAGGATTTTATTTGGATACTCCGACATGGAGTGAATTAAAAGTAAGTACAGCGTTAGTTGCTGGTCTTGGTATAGGAAAAACTGCTTTGCATATAACATATTATAAAGATATGCAAGAAGATGATTTAACAATAAAAGTACCTATATCAAAAGAGCAGTACGCTTCGATAGTTTCAACAGTAAAGAAAAATTTACAATATGATGATAAGGGTAAATCTATAAATATTAAAACCAATGCTCAATATGGAGAAAATGATGCTTTCTATGAAGCAATTGGAAGTTATAGTATTTTTCATACTTGTAATACCTGGACTAATAATACATTAAAAGAGGCAATGCTTCCTTCTTCAAAATGGCTAGTTTTTGATAAGGGAATTTTGTATCAATACAAAAATATTGATTTAAAATCTGAATAA
- a CDS encoding M15 family metallopeptidase: MRNRLFIAFFTTLYFSLNLFATTSEELAKKLIKAYPDFLEKYENNYIYFKNGDKIIFSSPKNYTNYEDKLNNASLEDQMSIPYKKIENNDNFIPSVNDDAGRFRNQDFFKKMYGNSQKEIEKNLVKIKWLPKTENKTLFVTKINDVNKKLESISIELDNLPSEYKKYITNIAGTYKFRKISQTKRLSSHSFGISIDLNTKYSNYWLWEEKSDKITNYKNQIPKEIIKIFEKHGFIWGGRWYHYDTMHFEYRPELLD; encoded by the coding sequence ATGAGAAATAGGCTTTTTATAGCTTTTTTCACAACATTATATTTTTCCCTAAATCTTTTTGCTACTACTTCTGAAGAATTAGCAAAAAAGTTAATTAAGGCTTATCCTGATTTTTTAGAGAAATATGAAAACAATTATATATATTTTAAAAATGGAGATAAAATTATATTTTCATCTCCTAAAAATTATACAAACTACGAAGATAAATTAAACAATGCATCTCTAGAAGATCAAATGAGCATACCATATAAAAAAATTGAAAATAATGATAACTTTATTCCAAGTGTAAACGATGATGCAGGAAGATTTAGAAATCAAGATTTTTTTAAAAAAATGTATGGAAATTCTCAAAAAGAGATAGAAAAAAATCTAGTAAAAATAAAATGGCTTCCGAAAACTGAAAACAAAACTTTATTTGTGACTAAAATAAATGATGTTAATAAGAAATTAGAATCCATAAGCATTGAACTAGATAACCTTCCAAGTGAATATAAAAAATATATTACAAATATTGCAGGAACATATAAATTTAGAAAGATAAGTCAAACCAAAAGATTAAGTTCTCATAGCTTTGGAATATCAATAGATTTAAATACAAAATATTCAAATTATTGGCTTTGGGAAGAAAAAAGTGATAAAATTACAAATTATAAAAATCAAATTCCAAAAGAAATTATAAAAATTTTTGAAAAACATGGCTTTATTTGGGGTGGAAGATGGTATCACTATGACACTATGCACTTTGAATACAGACCTGAACTTTTAGATTAG
- the dnaG gene encoding DNA primase, with translation MIKKESIENLKNYLDVVDVISQFLDLKKAGANFKACCPFHGEETPSFVVSPTKQIYHCFGCGAGGDSIKFLMEYEKLSYPETIEKLASMYNFTLDYDSSNEKKRDTRVLDSVKKFFQNSFVSNNSMKEYIKNRGISDFSAEKFEIGYAGSSSDTINFIKSNHYNINDAIEFGLIDNGENGLYSRFIDRIIFPIYSITGKLVGFGGRTTTNHNAKYINSPQTPIFNKSKLLYGYHLAKEQIYKTKQIIVCEGYLDVIMLHQARFNTAVATLGTALTKEHLPLLRRGEPKVILAYDGDKAGLNAAFKASVMLSQSEFDGGVVIFKDGLDPADMVKDKRLEELHSMFIEPVPFIPFTIDYIVSKYDISEPIQKQKALNEANEYLKSLSLLNQDEYKRYIAQKLNIRENLIQTVNTKQRLNEKSSIKIDIAELCIIKSILENPKRLDMVLDIVDASMFEYHKDEFLLLLTDINNTKLNQIALNDKLESYNDERLNKELLILLHKFYSNKLISLTYNKELNFNQKIMQIKIIKDNLSQLKQGKLVNFNL, from the coding sequence ATGATAAAAAAAGAATCAATTGAAAATTTAAAAAACTATTTAGATGTTGTAGATGTTATTTCCCAATTTTTGGATTTAAAAAAAGCTGGAGCAAATTTTAAAGCTTGTTGTCCTTTTCACGGAGAGGAAACACCATCATTTGTTGTAAGCCCAACTAAGCAGATATATCATTGCTTTGGATGTGGTGCAGGTGGTGACAGTATTAAGTTTCTAATGGAATACGAAAAACTTTCGTATCCTGAGACAATTGAAAAATTAGCAAGTATGTATAATTTTACTTTAGATTATGATAGTTCAAATGAGAAAAAAAGAGATACAAGAGTTTTAGATTCTGTAAAAAAATTTTTTCAAAATAGTTTTGTTTCTAATAATTCTATGAAAGAATATATAAAAAATAGAGGAATTTCAGATTTTTCAGCTGAAAAATTTGAGATAGGGTATGCAGGTAGTTCTAGTGATACTATTAATTTTATAAAGTCAAACCATTACAATATAAATGATGCAATTGAATTTGGATTAATAGATAATGGTGAAAATGGTCTATATTCAAGATTTATAGATAGAATAATATTTCCTATTTATTCAATAACAGGTAAGTTAGTTGGTTTTGGAGGAAGAACAACTACTAACCACAATGCAAAATATATAAATTCTCCTCAAACACCTATTTTTAATAAATCAAAACTTCTTTATGGATACCATTTAGCGAAAGAACAAATATATAAAACTAAGCAAATAATAGTTTGTGAAGGGTATTTAGATGTTATTATGCTTCATCAAGCAAGATTTAACACAGCTGTTGCAACATTAGGAACAGCACTAACAAAAGAACATTTACCACTTTTAAGACGAGGAGAACCTAAAGTAATTTTAGCTTATGATGGTGATAAAGCAGGACTTAATGCTGCTTTTAAAGCATCTGTTATGCTTAGTCAAAGTGAATTTGATGGTGGAGTTGTTATTTTTAAAGATGGGCTTGATCCTGCTGATATGGTAAAAGATAAAAGGTTAGAAGAGTTACATAGTATGTTTATTGAACCAGTACCTTTTATACCATTTACAATAGATTATATAGTTTCAAAATATGATATAAGTGAACCTATACAAAAACAAAAAGCTTTAAATGAAGCAAATGAATATTTAAAAAGTTTATCTTTATTAAATCAAGATGAATATAAAAGATATATTGCCCAAAAGCTAAATATTAGAGAAAATTTAATACAAACAGTTAATACAAAACAAAGGCTAAATGAAAAAAGTAGTATTAAAATAGATATAGCTGAACTTTGTATTATAAAATCAATTTTAGAAAATCCAAAAAGATTAGATATGGTTTTAGATATTGTTGATGCATCAATGTTTGAATATCATAAAGATGAATTTTTACTTCTTTTAACAGACATAAATAACACAAAATTAAATCAAATAGCTTTAAATGATAAACTTGAAAGTTACAATGATGAAAGATTAAATAAAGAGTTACTTATTCTTTTGCATAAATTTTATTCTAATAAATTAATCTCATTAACGTATAATAAAGAGTTAAATTTTAATCAAAAAATTATGCAGATAAAAATAATAAAAGATAATTTATCTCAGTTAAAGCAGGGAAAACTTGTAAACTTTAATTTATGA
- a CDS encoding phosphoethanolamine transferase — protein sequence MIINTNIPRGKRYSKQWIGFWSFFVFFTFIFVTSPTTFRTIEQNDIKFEILGVNEENTNSNISRAKDEIFNIHAGEKEAVTLNLNFIKSSFGKIEIFAQEDYIDGDILFEIFKNDQLLTKEIVQTGSTPITIKGYFSSHDKIKIVASMNGENLAWAKINIGKIAISDILLLIFSLFLWLLILFLTFRKNQAAITLGVYIIFLLSIYAENTTFNQIDIKSLLANSGILIAIALLLALIFNFSKNIKIANIIALFTAIVFFVLAMIPLLFISYKLAFKIPLEKEALYSIFQSNTSESLEFVTSFVPISSILFIIFSLLFLFYISWWHRNSRVKSFDFTTLFILIISASIIAISYLDNMKLPNFIEEHYNTYIKELEQFKDIQNKKNVDSNFDASKEQTGETYVFVIGESLNKRHMQLYGYTRETTPNLQKLYDNGEILKLDNVFSNHVLTMSTLSLALTEAYTGSSKKYFDSASIVDILKKADFETIWLTNQNLLGAWDNLVSIIASNANQTISINNSIGTTTRTQNYDGELIKYLDKFLETKTSKNRAIFIHLMGSHLAYCQRFPEEYRIFNDDLDEKSFGTKLASKNEIKNFVNCYDNSVLYNDFVVSSLIESVKKQTGTNALIYMPDHAEEVFKTYAHDPGKFTFNMTQIPFLIWFSQEYKDKYLDKYENILKNSNKYFSNDRLYDTLLGFTDVKTALYKNNFDLTSDKYSLNEQEASTLHGKVKFSRNDNYFYWQRKNFDYLLQTNINDKFIVNNINSLGKLKDALYFGFKSFGLKLALVDKKLVTVDNKSLSFEDILSNINLEKINKIYIDVQNNKNISKEIDNLSSKYDIKSKLILNNSEIVKLKASIDNKSFIKEIKNNYISKDSNKFYMVEYKSNFD from the coding sequence TTGATAATAAATACAAATATTCCACGGGGAAAAAGATATTCAAAACAATGGATAGGGTTTTGGAGTTTTTTTGTTTTTTTTACTTTCATTTTTGTTACAAGCCCAACAACATTTAGAACTATTGAACAAAATGATATAAAGTTTGAAATTCTTGGAGTAAACGAAGAAAATACAAATTCAAATATATCAAGAGCAAAAGATGAAATTTTTAATATTCATGCTGGAGAAAAAGAAGCTGTTACTCTAAATTTAAATTTTATAAAAAGTTCATTTGGAAAAATTGAAATATTTGCACAAGAAGATTATATAGATGGTGATATTTTATTTGAAATTTTTAAAAATGATCAACTTTTAACAAAAGAGATTGTTCAAACCGGTTCAACTCCAATTACAATAAAAGGATATTTTTCTTCTCACGATAAAATAAAAATTGTAGCTTCAATGAATGGAGAAAATTTAGCTTGGGCTAAAATAAATATCGGAAAAATTGCAATCAGTGATATACTTTTATTAATATTTTCACTATTTTTATGGCTTTTGATTCTTTTTTTAACATTTAGAAAAAATCAAGCTGCAATAACTTTAGGTGTTTATATAATTTTTCTTTTATCTATTTATGCAGAAAATACAACTTTTAATCAAATAGATATAAAATCTCTATTAGCAAACAGTGGGATTTTAATTGCTATTGCTTTACTTTTAGCACTTATTTTTAACTTTTCAAAAAATATAAAAATAGCGAATATTATTGCATTATTTACAGCTATTGTATTTTTCGTTTTAGCAATGATTCCTTTACTATTTATTTCATATAAACTTGCATTTAAAATACCTTTAGAAAAAGAGGCTTTATATTCTATTTTCCAATCTAACACTAGTGAAAGTTTAGAATTTGTAACTAGTTTTGTTCCTATTAGTTCTATTTTATTTATTATTTTTTCTCTTTTATTTTTATTTTATATCTCATGGTGGCATAGAAATAGTAGAGTTAAGAGTTTTGATTTTACAACTCTATTTATTTTAATTATTAGTGCTTCTATTATTGCAATTTCATATCTAGATAATATGAAATTACCAAATTTCATAGAAGAACATTATAATACATACATAAAAGAACTTGAACAATTTAAAGATATACAAAACAAAAAAAATGTTGATTCAAATTTTGATGCTTCAAAAGAGCAAACAGGAGAAACTTATGTATTTGTTATTGGAGAATCTCTTAATAAAAGACATATGCAACTATATGGGTACACTAGAGAAACAACTCCAAACTTACAGAAACTATATGATAACGGTGAAATTTTAAAACTTGATAATGTATTTTCAAATCATGTTTTAACAATGAGTACTCTTTCACTAGCTCTAACAGAAGCATATACAGGTAGCAGTAAAAAATATTTTGATTCTGCATCAATTGTAGATATCTTAAAAAAAGCAGACTTTGAAACAATCTGGCTTACAAATCAAAACTTACTTGGAGCTTGGGATAATCTAGTATCAATAATTGCCTCAAATGCAAATCAAACTATAAGTATAAATAATTCTATAGGTACAACAACTAGAACACAAAATTATGATGGAGAACTTATAAAATATTTAGATAAATTTTTAGAAACTAAAACATCTAAAAATAGAGCTATTTTTATCCATCTTATGGGAAGTCACCTAGCATATTGTCAAAGATTTCCAGAAGAATATAGAATTTTTAATGATGACTTAGATGAAAAGAGTTTTGGAACTAAATTAGCTTCAAAAAATGAAATTAAAAATTTTGTGAATTGTTATGATAATAGTGTTCTTTATAATGATTTTGTAGTTTCTTCATTAATAGAAAGTGTAAAAAAGCAAACTGGAACAAATGCTTTAATTTATATGCCAGACCATGCTGAAGAGGTATTTAAAACTTATGCTCATGATCCTGGAAAATTTACTTTTAATATGACACAAATTCCATTTTTAATTTGGTTTTCACAAGAATATAAAGATAAATATTTAGATAAATATGAAAATATTTTAAAAAATAGTAATAAATATTTCTCAAATGATAGACTTTATGACACATTATTAGGATTTACTGATGTAAAAACTGCTTTATATAAGAATAATTTTGATTTAACATCTGATAAATATTCTTTAAATGAACAAGAAGCATCTACTCTTCATGGTAAAGTAAAATTCTCTAGAAATGATAACTATTTTTACTGGCAAAGAAAAAACTTTGATTATCTTTTACAAACAAATATAAACGATAAATTTATAGTAAATAATATAAACAGTTTAGGAAAATTAAAAGATGCTTTATACTTTGGATTTAAATCTTTTGGATTAAAATTAGCATTAGTAGATAAAAAACTAGTAACAGTAGATAACAAATCTCTTAGTTTTGAAGATATTTTAAGTAATATAAATTTAGAAAAGATCAATAAAATTTATATTGATGTACAAAATAACAAAAATATTTCAAAAGAAATTGATAATTTAAGTTCTAAATATGATATAAAATCAAAATTAATTTTAAATAATAGTGAGATTGTTAAATTAAAAGCTTCTATAGACAATAAAAGCTTCATAAAAGAGATAAAAAACAACTATATAAGTAAAGACAGCAATAAGTTCTATATGGTTGAGTATAAATCTAACTTCGATTAA
- the aroC gene encoding chorismate synthase: MNTFGHRFRFTTFGESHGKALGCIVDGVPAGIKIDEEFIQSEMNRRKPGQNEFATKRNEGDVVEILSGVFEGYSTGTSISMIIFNENQKSSDYSNIKDLFRPGHADFTYFNKYGIRDYRGGGRSSARETATRVAAGAIAKLLLKELNIDVKSGICEINGIKAETYDFANVSKSEIFALDPNVEEDQKNAILDAKNSHNSVGGVALVNVKNCPVGLGEPIYHKLDAQIANAMMSINAVKAVEIGDGILASKVLGYDNNDQIRNTGFKTNHSGGMLGGISNGDDINVKVYFKATPSIFIEQDTIDVYGNEVVCKLKGRHDPCVAVRGSVVAESMMALVIADMLLLNLSSKIDNIKKVYEK, translated from the coding sequence TTGAACACTTTTGGACACAGATTTAGATTTACAACATTTGGTGAATCACATGGGAAAGCTCTTGGTTGTATAGTTGACGGAGTTCCAGCTGGAATAAAAATAGATGAAGAATTTATTCAATCTGAGATGAATAGAAGAAAACCTGGACAAAATGAGTTTGCAACAAAAAGAAATGAAGGTGATGTAGTTGAAATACTAAGTGGAGTTTTTGAAGGATACTCAACGGGAACAAGTATTTCTATGATAATTTTTAATGAAAACCAAAAATCAAGTGATTATTCAAATATAAAAGATTTATTTCGTCCTGGTCATGCTGATTTTACATATTTTAATAAATATGGAATTAGAGATTATAGAGGTGGTGGTAGAAGTAGTGCTAGAGAAACTGCAACAAGAGTAGCTGCTGGAGCAATAGCGAAACTTCTTTTAAAAGAGCTAAATATTGATGTAAAAAGTGGTATTTGTGAAATAAATGGTATTAAAGCAGAAACTTACGATTTTGCAAATGTTTCAAAATCTGAAATTTTTGCTCTTGATCCAAATGTTGAAGAAGATCAAAAAAATGCTATTTTAGATGCAAAAAATTCTCATAATAGTGTTGGTGGAGTTGCTCTTGTTAATGTTAAAAATTGTCCAGTTGGATTAGGTGAACCAATATACCATAAATTAGATGCTCAAATAGCAAATGCAATGATGAGTATAAATGCTGTTAAAGCAGTTGAAATTGGAGATGGTATTTTAGCTTCGAAGGTTTTAGGTTATGATAATAATGACCAAATTAGAAATACTGGATTTAAAACAAATCATAGTGGTGGGATGCTTGGTGGTATATCAAATGGAGATGATATAAATGTAAAAGTTTATTTTAAAGCAACTCCATCTATTTTTATAGAACAAGATACTATTGATGTTTATGGGAATGAAGTTGTTTGTAAATTAAAAGGAAGACATGATCCTTGTGTTGCTGTAAGAGGAAGTGTAGTTGCAGAATCTATGATGGCATTAGTAATTGCAGATATGTTACTTTTAAATTTATCTTCAAAAATTGATAATATTAAGAAAGTATATGAGAAATAG
- the rnc gene encoding ribonuclease III, protein MSDYSKLEKCLDYQFKNKNLIIEALTHKSFKKPYNNERLEFLGDAVLNLIVGEYLYTKFPKSNEGELSKIRASLVNETGFTKLANEIKLGDYIFISNAEERNKGRTKSSILSDAFEAIMGAIYLESGLETLKPIILKLLEESYDKINLDVLFSDYKTALQEITQARFASIPEYIIEGSYGPDHKKEFEVSIKIDGKTYGRASGKSKKLAQQAVAKIAIEKLREEEN, encoded by the coding sequence TTGAGCGATTATTCAAAACTTGAAAAGTGCTTGGATTATCAGTTTAAAAATAAAAATCTGATAATCGAAGCACTTACTCACAAAAGTTTCAAAAAACCATATAACAATGAAAGATTAGAATTCTTAGGAGATGCTGTTTTAAATTTGATTGTTGGAGAATATTTATACACAAAATTTCCAAAATCAAATGAAGGTGAACTATCTAAAATAAGAGCTAGTTTGGTAAATGAAACAGGATTTACAAAATTAGCAAACGAAATAAAACTGGGTGATTATATTTTTATTTCAAATGCTGAAGAAAGAAATAAAGGAAGAACAAAATCTTCTATTTTATCTGATGCATTTGAAGCTATAATGGGTGCGATTTATCTTGAAAGTGGTTTAGAAACTTTAAAACCAATTATTTTAAAACTTCTCGAAGAATCTTATGACAAAATAAATTTAGATGTTCTTTTTAGTGATTATAAAACAGCTTTACAAGAGATTACACAAGCTAGATTTGCATCAATTCCTGAATATATAATAGAGGGTTCTTATGGGCCTGACCACAAAAAAGAGTTTGAAGTATCTATAAAAATAGATGGTAAAACTTATGGAAGAGCTAGTGGAAAAAGTAAAAAATTAGCACAACAAGCTGTTGCAAAAATTGCTATTGAAAAACTAAGAGAGGAAGAGAATTGA
- a CDS encoding tetratricopeptide repeat protein — protein MDNLVLEYRDPLLGVILVVALIFFISFITYSYGLYKERTARKDYRKLSLRFELGKLKENDYVNLYKTYNLPFDSILLLASTFLHKGDYNKAINVYLSLLEVVQDRVKKEELLELLGNTYFKGGFLQRSKDVFLRILKFSPRNKSALKSLMLVCEKLKDYKKAKEITEALEELNVDIKVDRVYFETLLILNDPILSYEKRTELLYEIFKENQIIQRLFATFLIQFNREFFFNNINTFDCKKLIDILWYQRKDDIDFIKIKDNQFLNELYSAKGYINSVDSSNDFDLNILILINNYKKDIKTNLNFEFICTSCKHSHPFFESRCPNCHTVLSFEVKHHLVKGFDISNNSLQ, from the coding sequence TTGGATAATTTGGTTTTAGAATATAGAGATCCTCTCTTAGGTGTTATCTTAGTTGTTGCACTCATTTTTTTTATATCATTTATTACTTATTCATATGGTTTATATAAAGAAAGAACTGCAAGAAAAGATTACAGAAAATTATCTTTGAGATTTGAACTTGGTAAATTAAAAGAAAATGACTACGTAAATTTATATAAAACTTATAATCTTCCTTTTGATTCAATTTTACTTTTAGCTTCTACTTTTTTACATAAAGGAGATTACAATAAAGCTATTAATGTATATTTATCTCTTCTTGAAGTTGTTCAGGATAGAGTAAAAAAAGAAGAACTTTTAGAACTTCTTGGTAACACATATTTTAAAGGTGGCTTTTTACAAAGATCTAAAGATGTTTTTTTAAGAATATTAAAATTCTCACCTAGAAATAAAAGCGCTTTAAAAAGTTTAATGCTTGTTTGTGAAAAATTAAAAGATTACAAAAAAGCAAAAGAGATTACAGAAGCTTTAGAAGAATTAAATGTTGATATAAAAGTAGATAGAGTATATTTTGAAACTCTTTTAATTTTAAATGACCCTATTTTATCATATGAAAAAAGAACCGAACTTTTATATGAAATATTTAAAGAAAACCAAATAATTCAAAGGCTTTTTGCAACTTTTTTAATTCAATTTAATAGAGAATTCTTCTTTAATAATATTAATACTTTTGATTGTAAAAAGTTAATAGATATTCTATGGTATCAAAGAAAAGATGATATAGATTTTATTAAAATTAAAGATAATCAATTTTTAAATGAATTATACAGTGCAAAAGGATATATAAATAGTGTAGATTCTAGTAATGATTTTGATTTAAACATATTAATTTTAATAAACAATTACAAAAAAGATATAAAAACAAATCTAAATTTTGAATTTATATGCACTTCATGTAAACATTCTCACCCATTTTTTGAATCAAGATGTCCAAATTGCCATACTGTTTTAAGTTTTGAAGTAAAGCATCATTTAGTAAAAGGTTTTGATATTTCAAATAACTCTCTACAATAA
- a CDS encoding SixA phosphatase family protein, translating into MKRVFIVRHTTKDRETLNEYDYDIELTEDGIEKAKKMAMNLASKNLNIDLIVASPAMRTRHTAEIFANELKYNKTIMLNEVLYMAFVNELIETITYTYDTIDTMLIVGHNPSLTALAVTLVGFKEKFEEGAVMQIDFDCNSWIDIDKTNAKLVSYTKTSDI; encoded by the coding sequence ATGAAAAGAGTTTTTATAGTAAGGCACACAACAAAAGACAGAGAAACATTAAACGAATACGATTATGATATAGAGCTTACTGAAGATGGTATTGAAAAAGCAAAAAAAATGGCAATGAATTTGGCATCAAAAAATCTAAATATTGATTTAATAGTTGCAAGTCCAGCCATGAGAACTAGACATACAGCAGAAATATTTGCAAATGAGTTAAAGTACAACAAAACTATTATGCTAAATGAAGTTTTGTACATGGCATTTGTAAATGAATTAATAGAAACAATAACTTATACATATGACACAATTGATACCATGCTAATAGTTGGACATAACCCTTCTTTAACTGCTCTTGCTGTTACACTTGTAGGATTTAAAGAAAAATTTGAAGAGGGAGCTGTTATGCAAATAGATTTTGACTGTAACAGCTGGATTGATATAGATAAAACAAATGCTAAGCTAGTAAGCTATACAAAAACTAGTGATATATAG
- the htpX gene encoding zinc metalloprotease HtpX has product MEQTKTIFFLTLLTVLFVFIGFSFAGTNGMLIAFVIALGINFYAYYFSDKHVLKRFNATLIEDSRHPVYKITQKLIQKANLPMPKIYIIADHTPNAFATGRDHENAAVAVTMGLYEMLNEEELEAVIAHELSHIKHYDILIGTIAAVFSGAIAMIANMLQFSGMVGNNRQNSNPIVMIAMSIILPLAASIIQMSVSRSREYMADEGAARMTKNPAALQSALSKLENYALRGGVLKNASEQTAHMFIINPFSGIKSNLRNLFRTHPTTADRITRLEELKFEIRN; this is encoded by the coding sequence ATGGAACAAACGAAAACAATATTTTTTCTTACTTTACTTACAGTATTATTTGTTTTTATTGGATTTTCATTTGCTGGAACAAATGGAATGTTAATAGCCTTTGTTATAGCTTTAGGGATTAATTTCTATGCTTACTATTTTTCAGATAAGCATGTATTAAAAAGATTTAATGCAACTTTAATTGAAGATAGTAGGCATCCAGTTTATAAAATTACACAAAAATTAATCCAAAAAGCAAATCTTCCAATGCCTAAAATTTATATAATAGCTGATCACACACCAAATGCTTTTGCAACTGGAAGAGATCATGAAAATGCTGCAGTTGCAGTTACTATGGGTTTGTATGAAATGTTAAACGAAGAAGAATTAGAAGCGGTGATTGCTCATGAACTTTCTCACATAAAACATTATGATATTTTAATAGGAACAATAGCAGCAGTATTCTCAGGAGCAATTGCAATGATTGCTAATATGTTACAGTTTAGTGGTATGGTGGGTAATAATAGACAAAATTCAAATCCTATAGTCATGATAGCAATGTCAATTATTTTACCATTAGCAGCATCTATAATACAAATGAGTGTTAGTAGAAGTAGGGAATACATGGCAGATGAGGGTGCTGCTAGAATGACAAAAAATCCTGCTGCACTTCAAAGTGCTTTGTCAAAACTTGAAAACTATGCTTTAAGAGGAGGAGTTTTAAAGAACGCTAGTGAACAAACTGCACATATGTTTATTATAAATCCATTTTCTGGCATAAAAAGTAATTTAAGAAATTTATTTAGAACTCATCCCACAACTGCTGATAGAATAACACGTCTTGAAGAGTTGAAATTTGAAATAAGAAATTAA